GATATTTTGATCCCCTTACGGTCTTACCCTACCATGCACATTGTCATCCCTAATTTCAATTGAAGgtcataaataaaaaaagctAAATAGCATGCTTTCGTCTTATTCAAAACTAATTAAGTGACAATGATattaatattaaatttaaaatttaagtaAAATAATTAGATGAGTAAAATTGAATTAAGATTGTGACTAATTTAGAAAAAACAAATATGTTACTTTAAATTGTTAAATCAACATGTATCTTAGCATTATAGTCTAAGcaataatttcataatttcattCTATTTAAGTGGCTCGAGGGAATGAGGGATAATCAAGAGAAATTTGTGTTGAATGAAAGtgaaaatataagaataaaATCGAAAAGATAACATCAAAAATACATGGATTTAACAAAACAACACTTCAGCCAATAAAGAGACATGGCGTGGATTGACTATCTAAGCCGTTAGATAGGGACATATCTAATGATCTGAATCGTGCCCCACAACACTTCTGATTTGAAATTTCTCTCTCAAATCTGGCGGTCTTTGATTCCGCCGAAAATTTGGGtaaatttcaaatttgcaGAAGTTTCGTTTCCTCCATTTAATCTCACTCTTCAGATCTGGGTTCTTCCATCGGCGCCTCCGTCTCCCACCCCCGCATCAAGGCGCGTTGTTCTGGTCAAAGCGGCTTCATCGTCGTGCACAAGACCCACCTTGTCCACCAATTGGGATTTTCAATTCGCAGATGTTGCTGCTACTGCTGCTGCTTCGCCACGTGTCCCCATATTCGAAGAGATCGACACCACCAACACGCTTCTCCTCCAAAGAATCATCTTCTTGGGCTCTCAAGTCTCACCCTCCCTTGGGTTTTTGTTTGATTAGAGAATCTATTACATGGGTTTTTGTTTGATTAGGTTATAATTACGAGTTCTTCTTCAATCCCTTCAATTTCACAACTCTCGATCTAATTATTCCAGCGAGTCGATGATGATTTGAAATCTCGCTCACTTTGGTTGTTGTACTCTTTGTAGGGACTAGTGATGGATCTGATGGATGAATCCCTTAGGAAGCAAGATTGAAGAGGTTCTTTGATCATGTGAATTGACCTTATCAGTCATTTACATTATTGACCTTTTGAATTGTTTTTATAGTGCTCAATTCAGCAGTTGAGGGTCTTTTGGTGTCTTCATTTCACAGGGTCTCTTCTTGGGTTCAATTGGAGCTGCACATCACAGAGATGGACTTAAGAAGTTGAACATCACTCACATTTTGACCGTTGGTAGTTCATTGGCTCCTGCTTATCGAGATGAATTCGTATATGAGGTCTTGAATGGTAATCACTGCTTGTCATCTTTCAATTTTATATTGCTCTACTCTTTTTCTAGGTTGCTGAACTCCAGTTTGCATGAtctgttattttgttttgtatcGTTGTGATAATTGTTCAACTTTGTTGTCATTTATGGAGTTGCTAAGTACTGACCCACATGCATTCACTTAATCAAAATGTACTGCATATCATAATACTTGAGACAATAAAAGATTGCGGAActcatttaaatttttttcttttttttggcgCTCTTTGAAAATTGAGGTAGTTGTGGACAAAGAATCGACAGATCTGAAACAACAATTTGATGAACATTTCACTTATAttaaagaagctaaaagaTCTGGTGGCGTGTTAGTTCATTGCTTTGTGGGAAAATCCAAGAGGTAATTGTCTCGCCCTATCTAAGCTATTATTTCCAGATTATCTTAGTTGTATGAAAAAAATACCACTTTTAATGACAAGCACTATCCTATTCTGTAACAGTGTACTCTTGAAATATGATTATACATGACCTCTACAAAATTTGCCTTTTATGTTTATAATATCTAGTCTTGAGTATCTCTAATTCTTATGAACTCTGAAAATAGatcattattaaatgtaaACCTTTGATATAAATCAGAACAATATGTAGTTTCAATTGTCCAACTTTGATTTAACCTTTGATATATCTCCTCATCATATGAAAAGAGAACTTTTTTTAGTACTCAAAACTTCTGTGTAATTTTTACCTGACCTTGATCAATGTCACGAGTTAGTTGGTTTGACCTTACTTTATTTGAACATAAATCAGAGTTGAATTGTACCCAACCCTATTTAACTTCTGAGTGAGAAAGTTTGTCTATTTATTGCTCCATATAACTGGAACTTAAGCACTATTACAATTTGGGACTTTTTGAGATGAAGGTCGGCTTATTTATCTCTAACTGTGCAGTGTGACTATTGTTCTTGCTTATCTGATGAAAAGACATGGTATGAGTCTAAATGAAGCTCTTGAACATGAGCGGAGCAGACTGCTACATGCATCTCCCAATGTTGGTTTCCTCACTTCCTCCACGAAATCACATTTCTTCTAATCATAGCAATCTGATTTCTCTCATAATTGTACAGTGATTAGTGGTTGTTAATTTTACAGTAGATAGTAAGGTGTAGTTGTGGTTAGACAGGTTTATGGTGTGTAGTGGTTATGGTTAGTTCTCTTTATTTATAAAAGGTTGTGTTTGGCCATTGTGAAACTCACTTAAGTAATAGATTGAAAATTCAATCATTcaagttcttgttcttgttcagtTTCATTCCATtccatttcatattttttcagATTGATTTTAGGATCATCAATTTTATGGGTTTGATCGTATGAACTATGAAGACCAAGAGAAGGTCTAGTAGCATTTTGTTTCCTGGTAAAATCAAATAATGAGATGACGACCTCTTTCAATTGCCTTTGATCCTGCACATATATGGAATACTAAGATGTAACTGACATCCCTAAGATGACACcataaattacataatgacAAGTACATCAGAAAATCATGAAGCTTTATAGGTTATTATGAGGAATCTGATAATGGTTCATATATGCTATATCACTATCAAAGTGTAAGAGATGAACAATGCACCTCTATTTCTTCACAAAGACAAATATGTACCTCTCTCACTCATATTCTTTAATCAATTCAAGAAGGTCATAATTACCGACTAAAAAGTCCATATTTGTATTAAGTCATCCCCCGAAGCCATGCTACTGATAATCAGAACAATTGGGTAGGATGTAACTCAGACCTATTTCAAAAACATTGGCTTCAAATCCTTCAATGCAGCCTAGTAAATTTGATGCAGTCAATATATAATATCAAACTATaagtcaataaaaaaaatcacatacaataatTGAATAGCCTACAAGCCGTAacatataaaaaaacataattccAATTAAATTAGGTAGCAACTACACAATGCATAGCTATTTTATCATTCTCTTGCCTGAACTCACTTGCACCTATTGCTACTACTTCGCAGAACTGTCCTTGTTACCTTAGGTCAATCCTCAGCAGTTTCTTCCTGGTCGTCATTGGGAATCTGTTGCTTGAACAGCCCGTATATGTACCTCAAACCATACCCCCAAGCCGGCAAATTTATTCAATCTCGCCATAGAGTCTAGAAAGCACAAAGCAAGCCTTCCCAGGCCACGTACCATTCCCAAGCGCATCATCTTTTTCCTACAAAAGAAGTACTTCCATGATCATTGAACAAGTCATTACACAACCAAATGAACCAATACAGTTCATTCCCATACAACATGCAATATATAAACACATATGTGCATAGTTTAACAATTAAAAATAACACAAACTCGACACAAACATTAAAATGAACATTTTAAGGCCACTACAAAACTCCCAGATTATCTGCTCCCTTATGCCAGCTTGTTCAAAGCTTCCCAGTGGCATTGGTCAAGGCTCGTCCTTGAAGATACTCCACGAACAAGTAGTAAGTCTCCTTCGGATTCCTGTTGTGGAAATGCAGGTACGTCTCGTTCCAATTCTACACAACCAGAAACAATATTCAAACACTACTTTCCCCCAATCAAAAGTTCAATACCTATAACCTACATGCCGAagtaaaaatcaaatcaaacggTGGAGTGGTGGTGAACTTGATCAGATGCTCTCGGCGGTGGCGTAGTAGGCTTGCTCCGGCTCGAACTTGAAGTGAGGGCTGAAATTCGCGTGGTAGTTGTTGTTGGACACAATCTTTGTCGGTTCCTTCGCCAGCCCACTGGAATATTCGATGTTTCATAACAAATTCATATCAACCATAATATTGGCAGCACTGGTCCCCTAACAAATTATACCAACTCTAGACAATGAAACTATGAATGAATCACAGACAATCTTTGTACAATACAATTGATtcatttttcacaaatcacaatattgaGGATCCGTTTAAAAAGCAGACTCAGCCCAGGATTTTCCTATCAAATACTTACTTGGTTTTGGGATTTGCGGCTTCGATCGGCTCCCCCTGCTCCCGCTAACAACACTTTCTATTTGAACCCAGATCTCGCTCCTGAAACCACCTTCGTTGTTGGACCTCAAAGCATCTACATCTGCTCATCTTGGTCAATCTCGACTGCGAATGGATAGATCTAAACTAGACAGGCTTCAATTTCCTATTTGAAAACCCATATTGAAAAAC
This genomic interval from Argentina anserina chromosome 1, drPotAnse1.1, whole genome shotgun sequence contains the following:
- the LOC126803525 gene encoding dual specificity protein phosphatase 1B-like; translated protein: MGNGSPAGLGTGNTYYFLTGIGADLGSSIGASVSHPRIKARCSGQSGFIVVHKTHLVHQLGFSIRRWSFGVFISQGLFLGSIGAAHHRDGLKKLNITHILTVGSSLAPAYRDEFVYEVLNVVDKESTDLKQQFDEHFTYIKEAKRSGGVLVHCFVGKSKSVTIVLAYLMKRHGMSLNEALEHERSRLLHASPNVGFLTSSTKSHFF